DNA sequence from the Asticcacaulis sp. AND118 genome:
GCCGTGATAAGGGCTTCCGGCACCGGCATGACGTCCGTGACGCCCAGCGTGTTCTGCACGGTCAGGGCGGTGATCGCCGTCATGGCATAGCCGCCGAGACAGGTCACGGCCTTCAGATCGGCCTGAATCCCCGCCCCGCCCGACGGGTCCGAACCGGCAATGATCAGTACGCGGCGCATCGGCAACTCCTAACCTCGAATTGACTTCCCTTAGTCCCCCCGCACGGTTAAGGAAAGCGCCAACGCAGGAAATCGCTCCATGACTCGCCCGATCGCCGACTACCCCAGCGCCATCGAGACCGGCCTTTACCGCCACTACAAAGGCAAGGACTATGTGGTCTACGGCAGCGTGACCCACTCCGAAACCGAAGAGGTGCTGGTGTTGTACGCCCCCGTGGTGCCGGCCGACCCGGCGCGCTTGTGGGTGCGGCCTTTGGCCATGTTCAGCGAATCGGTGGATAGTGACGGCTCAACCCTGCCGCGATTTCGCAAAGTATAGCCCCCCTCTCCCTTGAGGGAGAGGGTTGGGGTGAGGGGGACCATCGAGGTTTCACCTCCCCCTCATCCGGCGCTAACGCGCCACCTTCTCCCTCAAGGGAGAAGGGGAAAGCAATATGACGTCCAAGAAAGACGAGTCACGCTGGAACGAACTGATCCCCGAAGCCTTCGGTGAGGCTTCGGACCCGTTGGTGCGCGTCATGCTGGGCAAGATGCTGATCGTGCGCCTCAACGAGATCGGTCACAATGACGAGATGCTGAGCTGGGAGCTGGTCGCCGGGCGCGTCATCCGCGCCAGCCGCAACGAAGGTCTGGTGCTGTTGCTGGTCGGCGGGCGCAAGGACGAAGAGTTCTTCCTGCCGCTGGTGCCCGAAGCCTATACCATGATCGATCCGGGCGACTATGCGCTAAGCTGCGGCACGGTGATCCGCGATCCGGACTTCCGCGCGGCCTTCGACATCTACGCCCAATCTCATTAACTACTGAAAGCGCGAGGCGATAAAGCCGGCGTCGTAACCGCCCGCCTGCGCCAAGGCCGCCACAACCAGAGCCACCGCCCCGAAGCCGAGGATCGGCAGAACGATGGCGACGATCCAT
Encoded proteins:
- a CDS encoding DUF1653 domain-containing protein, which encodes MTRPIADYPSAIETGLYRHYKGKDYVVYGSVTHSETEEVLVLYAPVVPADPARLWVRPLAMFSESVDSDGSTLPRFRKV